From a single Capsicum annuum cultivar UCD-10X-F1 chromosome 12, UCD10Xv1.1, whole genome shotgun sequence genomic region:
- the LOC107850451 gene encoding receptor-like protein 9DC3 isoform X2 — MGYGRLLFLLLASFFLCRLVFSSSEICRRDQSLALVEFNQSFVVDASSASFLCDEQSYPKTSSWNMNEDCCSWEGVICDETSGHVIELDLSCSQLVGEIDSNSSVFRLSHLQRLNLSMNDFYGSHISPQFGRFSSLTHLNLSNSNFSGQIPSEISHLSKLQSLFLSDNSELGLAAYDFKMLLQNLTQLRELHLSGVSISSTIPLNFSSHLTTMRLRGTRLYGLIPERIFNLPNLETLDLSYNDKLNGYFPKNKWNSSASLKELDLVGVNFSGNYLPESIGYITSLQRLVLSSCNLSGPIPKSLWNLIRLEYMDLQDNHLEGPIFPRFTGGLQNLSTLMLSNNSLNGAIPSWIFSLPLLSHLDLSNNHFSGQLKDFRYNSVLVIIDVSENQLQGFLPKSIQNLNSVVSINLALNQLQGPLPKSFQKLLNLTYLDLSYNNFNDSIDVSVFSDLKQLWYLDLSFNSISLTNENKVKSTVPESLEYLYLSGCEVNELDFLRSANQLQTLDLSNNKIRGRIPDWLLSNWMHSISNLNLSHNMLTSIDLIRLPPLTIDLRSNFLRGMLPIPPTSVEYFFISNNSLTGEIPSSICNLTSLKVLDLARNNLKGAIPQCLGNMSDQLEVLDMQHNSLSGNLRTAFSSGSQLRSFNLHDNKLEGKIPRSLANCKELEVLDLGNNHLSDTFPMWLGTLPNLQVLSLRSNNLHGPIRTSRSLKLFPQLRMLDLSSNAFTAELPTSLFRSLKAMRRIDQTIKAPGDDAQAYYRDSVTVVTKGLELKVVRILSLYTTMDLSSNKFEGHIGSMMGDLIALRVLNLSHNGLQGHMPPSLGKLSVVESLDLSSNNLSGEIPKQLASLTSLAVLNLSRNHLEGCIPKGPQFATFGKNSYEGNDGLQGFPVSGGCGINLIPEKNNTTFEPDEESDSTFLSELSWEVVLMGYGSGLIIGFSIAYVMLSSRKPNWLSRIYEDLEYRISMRSRKKQQCHTSQMHYRRRVRRRNNGI; from the coding sequence ATGGGCTACGGGCGCCTCTTGTTTCTGCTATTAGCATCTTTCTTTCTCTGTCGACTTGTTTTTTCCTCATCGGAAATATGCCGCAGAGATCAAAGTCTTGCCCTCGTAGAATTCAACCAGTCGTTTGTTGTTGATGCCTCATCTGCATCTTTTCTATGTGACGAGCAGTCTTATCCAAAAACGAGTTCATGGAACATGAACGAAGATTGTTGCTCGTGGGAGGGGGTGATATGTGATGAGACGAGTGGTCATGTCATTGAGCTTGATCTTAGTTGCAGCCAACTTGTCGGGGAGATTGATTCCAATAGCAGCGTATTCCGACTATCTCATCTCCAAAGGCTCAACCTTTCTATGAATGACTTCTACGGTTCTCACATCTCCCCTCAATTCGGCAGGTTCTCGAGCTTGACACATCTTAATCTTTCCAACTCCAATTTCTCAGGTCAAATTCCTTCTGAAATATCTCATCTCTCCAAGTTACAATCTCTTTTCTTATCGGACAACAGTGAGCTCGGACTTGCAGCTTACGATTTCAAGATGCTTCTTCAGAATTTGACCCAATTAAGAGAGCTTCATCTTAGTGGCGTGAGCATCTCTTCCACCATTCCTCTGAATTTCTCTTCTCATTTAACAACCATGAGGCTGAGGGGTACGAGATTGTATGGGCTAATACCCGAGAGAATATTTAACCTGCCCAACCTGGAAACACTCGACTTAAGTTACAATGATAAGCTCAACGGTTATTTTCCAAAGAACAAATGGAATAGCAGTGCATCTCTCAAGGAGTTAGATCTCGTAGGAGTAAATTTTTCTGGTAATTACCTGCCTGAATCTATTGGCTATATAACTTCGTTGCAGAGATTGGTACTTAGTTCATGCAATCTCTCGGGGCCGATTCCAAAATCTCTGTGGAATCTCATCCGTCTGGAGTATATGGACCTTCAAGATAACCATCTCGAAGGACCAATATTTCCTCGATTTACAGGTGGACTGCAGAATCTGAGCACACTTATGCTATCAAATAACTCCCTGAATGGAGCCATACCGTCCTGGATATTCTCCTTGCCGTTACTGAGTCATCTAGACTTGAGTAATAACCACTTTTCCGGTCAACTTAAGGATTTCAGGTACAATTCGGTACTAGTCATTATTGATGTAAGCGAGAATCAGTTGCAAGGGTTTCTCCCCAAATCAATCCAGAACCTCAACAGCGTAGTCTCAATTAATTTAGCATTGAATCAGTTGCAAGGTCCTCTTCCCAAGTCATTTCAGAAACTCCTCAATCTAACATATCTTGATCTTTCATATAACAATTTTAATGATAGCATAGATGTCAGCGTCTTCTCAGACCTCAAACAACTTTGGTATCTTGATCTTTCATTTAATAGTATTTCTCTGACAAATGAAAACAAAGTCAAGTCTACCGTGCCTGAATCTCTTGAATACTTATATTTGTCCGGTTGTGAAGTAAACGAACTGGATTTTTTGAGGTCAGCAAACCAGCTACAGACTTTGGATCTTTCAAATAACAAGATCCGAGGAAGAATTCCTGATTGGCTATTGTCTAATTGGATGCATTCCATTTCAAATCTTAATCTATCCCACAACATGTTGACAAGTATTGACCTGATTCGTCTTCCTCCTCTAACTATTGATTTACGGTCCAATTTTCTTCGAGGGATGCTACCaattccaccaacctccgtagaATATTTTTTCATATCAAATAATAGTCTCACTGGGGAGATCCCTTCTTCTATTTGCAATTTGACATCGTTAAAAGTTCTAGACTTGGCAAGAAACAATTTGAAGGGAGCTATTCCGCAATGTTTGGGTAACATGAGTGACCAACTCGAGGTTTTGGATATGCAACACAATAGTCTTTCTGGGAATCTCCGAACAGCTTTTAGTTCCGGAAGTCAACTTAGAAGCTTCAACTTGCATGACAATAAGCTAGAGGGAAAAATCCCAAGATCCTTGGCCAATTGCAAAGAGTTGGAGGTTCTCGACTTAGGAAACAATCACCTCAGTGACACATTCCCTATGTGGCTGGGGACTCTTCCAAATCTACAAGTGTTAAGCTTGAGATCCAACAATTTGCATGGACCTATAAGAACTTCAAGGAGTTTGAAATTGTTTCCTCAGCTTCGGATGTTAGATCTCTCTTCCAATGCATTTACAGCAGAACTGCCGACGAGTCTTTTCAGAAGTCTGAAAGCAATGAGGAGAATTGATCAAACAATAAAGGCACCAGGTGATGATGCACAAGCATATTACCGAGACTCAGTAACTGTTGTAACAAAGGGATTGGAGCTTAAAGTTGTGAGGATCTTGTCTTTGTACACCACTATGGATCTTTCAAGTAACAAGTTTGAAGGGCATATTGGTAGTATGATGGGAGATCTCATCGCACTGCGTGTGTTGAATTTATCTCACAATGGGTTGCAAGGTCATATGCCACCATCACTTGGAAAGTTATCTGTGGTTGAATCATTGGACCTTTCATCCAACAATCTTTCGGGAGAGATACCAAAACAACTTGCTTCTCTCACATCTCTTGCAGTTTTAAATCTCTCCCGCAATCATCTTGAAGGATGCATTCCAAAAGGACCTCAATTTGCTACATTTGGGAAAAATTCATATGAAGGCAATGATGGATTGCAGGGATTCCCAGTTTCGGGAGGTTGTGGAATTAACTTGATACCAGagaaaaacaacacaacatttGAGCCGGATGAAGAAAGTGATTCTACATTTCTAAGTGAGCTCAGTTGGGAAGTGGTTCTGATGGGATATGGTAGCGGATTGATTATTGGATTCTCCATAGCATATGTCATGCTTTCTTCTCGAAAACCAAATTGGCTTTCTCGGATCTATGAAGATTTAGAATACAGAATTAGTATGAGAAGTCGAAAGAAGCAGCAATGTCATACAAGTCAAATGCATTACAGaagaagagtaagaagaagaaataatggCATCTAG
- the LOC107850451 gene encoding receptor-like protein 9DC3 isoform X1: MGYGRLLFLLLASFFLCRLVFSSSEICRRDQSLALVEFNQSFVVDASSASFLCDEQSYPKTSSWNMNEDCCSWEGVICDETSGHVIELDLSCSQLVGEIDSNSSVFRLSHLQRLNLSMNDFYGSHISPQFGRFSSLTHLNLSNSNFSGQIPSEISHLSKLQSLFLSDNSELGLAAYDFKMLLQNLTQLRELHLSGVSISSTIPLNFSSHLTTMRLRGTRLYGLIPERIFNLPNLETLDLSYNDKLNGYFPKNKWNSSASLKELDLVGVNFSGNYLPESIGYITSLQRLVLSSCNLSGPIPKSLWNLIRLEYMDLQDNHLEGPIFPRFTGGLQNLSTLMLSNNSLNGAIPSWIFSLPLLSHLDLSNNHFSGQLKDFRYNSVLVIIDVSENQLQGFLPKSIQNLNSVVSINLALNQLQGPLPKSFQKLLNLTYLDLSYNNFNDSIDVSVFSDLKQLWYLDLSFNSISLTNENKVKSTVPESLEYLYLSGCEVNELDFLRSANQLQTLDLSNNKIRGRIPDWLLSNWMHSISNLNLSHNMLTSIDLIRLPPLTIDLRSNFLRGMLPIPPTSVEYFFISNNSLTGEIPSSICNLTSLKVLDLARNNLKGAIPQCLGNMSDQLEVLDMQHNSLSGNLRTAFSSGSQLRSFNLHDNKLEGKIPRSLANCKELEVLDLGNNHLSDTFPMWLGTLPNLQVLSLRSNNLHGPIRTSRSLKLFPQLRMLDLSSNAFTAELPTSLFRSLKAMRRIDQTIKAPGDDAQAYYRDSVTVVTKGLELKVVRILSLYTTMDLSSNKFEGHIGSMMGDLIALRVLNLSHNGLQGHMPPSLGKLSVVESLDLSSNNLSGEIPKQLASLTSLAVLNLSRNHLEGCIPKGPQFATFGKNSYEGNDGLQGFPVSGGCGINLIPEKNNTTFEPDEESDSTFLSELSWEVVLMGYGSGLIIGFSIAYVMLSSRKPNWLSRIYEDLEYRISMRSRKKQQCHTSQMHYRRRVRRRRRNNGI; the protein is encoded by the exons ATGGGCTACGGGCGCCTCTTGTTTCTGCTATTAGCATCTTTCTTTCTCTGTCGACTTGTTTTTTCCTCATCGGAAATATGCCGCAGAGATCAAAGTCTTGCCCTCGTAGAATTCAACCAGTCGTTTGTTGTTGATGCCTCATCTGCATCTTTTCTATGTGACGAGCAGTCTTATCCAAAAACGAGTTCATGGAACATGAACGAAGATTGTTGCTCGTGGGAGGGGGTGATATGTGATGAGACGAGTGGTCATGTCATTGAGCTTGATCTTAGTTGCAGCCAACTTGTCGGGGAGATTGATTCCAATAGCAGCGTATTCCGACTATCTCATCTCCAAAGGCTCAACCTTTCTATGAATGACTTCTACGGTTCTCACATCTCCCCTCAATTCGGCAGGTTCTCGAGCTTGACACATCTTAATCTTTCCAACTCCAATTTCTCAGGTCAAATTCCTTCTGAAATATCTCATCTCTCCAAGTTACAATCTCTTTTCTTATCGGACAACAGTGAGCTCGGACTTGCAGCTTACGATTTCAAGATGCTTCTTCAGAATTTGACCCAATTAAGAGAGCTTCATCTTAGTGGCGTGAGCATCTCTTCCACCATTCCTCTGAATTTCTCTTCTCATTTAACAACCATGAGGCTGAGGGGTACGAGATTGTATGGGCTAATACCCGAGAGAATATTTAACCTGCCCAACCTGGAAACACTCGACTTAAGTTACAATGATAAGCTCAACGGTTATTTTCCAAAGAACAAATGGAATAGCAGTGCATCTCTCAAGGAGTTAGATCTCGTAGGAGTAAATTTTTCTGGTAATTACCTGCCTGAATCTATTGGCTATATAACTTCGTTGCAGAGATTGGTACTTAGTTCATGCAATCTCTCGGGGCCGATTCCAAAATCTCTGTGGAATCTCATCCGTCTGGAGTATATGGACCTTCAAGATAACCATCTCGAAGGACCAATATTTCCTCGATTTACAGGTGGACTGCAGAATCTGAGCACACTTATGCTATCAAATAACTCCCTGAATGGAGCCATACCGTCCTGGATATTCTCCTTGCCGTTACTGAGTCATCTAGACTTGAGTAATAACCACTTTTCCGGTCAACTTAAGGATTTCAGGTACAATTCGGTACTAGTCATTATTGATGTAAGCGAGAATCAGTTGCAAGGGTTTCTCCCCAAATCAATCCAGAACCTCAACAGCGTAGTCTCAATTAATTTAGCATTGAATCAGTTGCAAGGTCCTCTTCCCAAGTCATTTCAGAAACTCCTCAATCTAACATATCTTGATCTTTCATATAACAATTTTAATGATAGCATAGATGTCAGCGTCTTCTCAGACCTCAAACAACTTTGGTATCTTGATCTTTCATTTAATAGTATTTCTCTGACAAATGAAAACAAAGTCAAGTCTACCGTGCCTGAATCTCTTGAATACTTATATTTGTCCGGTTGTGAAGTAAACGAACTGGATTTTTTGAGGTCAGCAAACCAGCTACAGACTTTGGATCTTTCAAATAACAAGATCCGAGGAAGAATTCCTGATTGGCTATTGTCTAATTGGATGCATTCCATTTCAAATCTTAATCTATCCCACAACATGTTGACAAGTATTGACCTGATTCGTCTTCCTCCTCTAACTATTGATTTACGGTCCAATTTTCTTCGAGGGATGCTACCaattccaccaacctccgtagaATATTTTTTCATATCAAATAATAGTCTCACTGGGGAGATCCCTTCTTCTATTTGCAATTTGACATCGTTAAAAGTTCTAGACTTGGCAAGAAACAATTTGAAGGGAGCTATTCCGCAATGTTTGGGTAACATGAGTGACCAACTCGAGGTTTTGGATATGCAACACAATAGTCTTTCTGGGAATCTCCGAACAGCTTTTAGTTCCGGAAGTCAACTTAGAAGCTTCAACTTGCATGACAATAAGCTAGAGGGAAAAATCCCAAGATCCTTGGCCAATTGCAAAGAGTTGGAGGTTCTCGACTTAGGAAACAATCACCTCAGTGACACATTCCCTATGTGGCTGGGGACTCTTCCAAATCTACAAGTGTTAAGCTTGAGATCCAACAATTTGCATGGACCTATAAGAACTTCAAGGAGTTTGAAATTGTTTCCTCAGCTTCGGATGTTAGATCTCTCTTCCAATGCATTTACAGCAGAACTGCCGACGAGTCTTTTCAGAAGTCTGAAAGCAATGAGGAGAATTGATCAAACAATAAAGGCACCAGGTGATGATGCACAAGCATATTACCGAGACTCAGTAACTGTTGTAACAAAGGGATTGGAGCTTAAAGTTGTGAGGATCTTGTCTTTGTACACCACTATGGATCTTTCAAGTAACAAGTTTGAAGGGCATATTGGTAGTATGATGGGAGATCTCATCGCACTGCGTGTGTTGAATTTATCTCACAATGGGTTGCAAGGTCATATGCCACCATCACTTGGAAAGTTATCTGTGGTTGAATCATTGGACCTTTCATCCAACAATCTTTCGGGAGAGATACCAAAACAACTTGCTTCTCTCACATCTCTTGCAGTTTTAAATCTCTCCCGCAATCATCTTGAAGGATGCATTCCAAAAGGACCTCAATTTGCTACATTTGGGAAAAATTCATATGAAGGCAATGATGGATTGCAGGGATTCCCAGTTTCGGGAGGTTGTGGAATTAACTTGATACCAGagaaaaacaacacaacatttGAGCCGGATGAAGAAAGTGATTCTACATTTCTAAGTGAGCTCAGTTGGGAAGTGGTTCTGATGGGATATGGTAGCGGATTGATTATTGGATTCTCCATAGCATATGTCATGCTTTCTTCTCGAAAACCAAATTGGCTTTCTCGGATCTATGAAGATTTAGAATACAGAATTAGTATGAGAAGTCGAAAGAAGCAGCAATGTCATACAAGTCAAATGCATTACAGaagaagagtaagaagaagaa gaagaaataatggCATCTAG
- the LOC107850451 gene encoding receptor-like protein Cf-9 isoform X3, translating into MGYRHLLFLASFFLCQLVFSSLAICPRDQSIALVEFNQSFVVDASSASFLCDQQSYPKTSSWNMNKDCCSWEGVICDETSGHVIELDLSCSQLVGKIYSNSSLFQLSHLQRLNLSFNDLYGSLISPEFGKFSSLKYLDLSWSRFSGQIPSEISHLSKLQSLVLWNNNELRLEAHDFKMLLQNLTESKELHLTGINITSTIPLNFSSHLTTLRLRHTGLYGTIPESIFNLPNLETLDLANFQLSGYFPKTKWNSSASLKELILRAVNFAGDFLPDCLVFVTSLQRLELSSCNLSGPIPKSLWNLTRLEYLDLQNNHLDGATFPPLTSGLQNLNTLLLSNNSLNGEIPSWIFSLPSLSELHLNDNHFSGQLEDFRYSSTLHNVYISNNQLKGYLPKSIQNLVSLVHIDLVHNQFQGPVPESLQNLVNLTWLALSANNFNGSVDVSVFSNLKNLYYLSLSHNSISLTNENKVKSTLPQSLEYLFLSACEVRDLDMLRSATQLTYLDLSNNKIQGRIPDWVLPNWIHRMTNLNLSYNMLTSIGPIPLLPLDIIDLRSNNLQGSLPNLLPTLRYFFISNNDLKGEIPLSFCNLTILRVLDLARNDLKGAFPQCLSTLSYLEVLDVQHNSLSGDLLATFIFGTKLKSFNLHGNKLQGKIPRSLANCTQLEVLDLGNNHLNDTFPMWLGTLANLQVLSLKSNKLRGVVRTSSSSTLFPQLRMLDLSCNAFTEELPTSLLRNLNAMRRIDQTMKVPVDETRRYYQDSVTVVTKGLELKVVRILSLYTTMDLSSNKFEGHIPSMMGDLIALRVLNLSHNAVQGHIPPSLEKLSVVESLDLSSNKLSGEIPKQLASLTSLAVLNLSRNHLEGCIPKGPQFATFEKNSYEGNDGLRGFPVSGGCGSNRIPETNDTIFVPDEESDSTFLSELSWKVVLMGYGFGLIIGFSISYFMLSSRNPNWLSRIAEDLEHRIIMRKRKKQQGQTHCRRRRNNGI; encoded by the coding sequence ATGGGCTATAGGCACCTCTTGTTTCTAGCATCTTTCTTCCTCTGTCAACTTGTTTTTTCCTCATTGGCAATATGTCCTAGAGATCAAAGTATTGCCCTTGTAGAATTCAACCAGTCTTTTGTTGTTGATGCCTCATCTGCATCTTTTCTTTGTGACCAGCAGTCTTATCCAAAAACGAGTTCATGGAACATGAACAAAGATTGTTGTTCGTGGGAGGGGGTGATATGTGATGAGACTAGCGGTCATGTCATTGAGCTTGATCTTAGTTGCAGCCAACTTGTTGGGAAAATTTATTCCAATAGCAGCTTATTCCAACTGTCTCATCTCCAAAGGCTCAACCTTTCTTTCAATGACCTCTATGGTTCTCTCATCTCGCCTGAATTTGGCAAGTTCTCGAGCTTGAAGTATCTTGATCTTTCTTGGTCTCGTTTCTCAGGTCAAATTCCTTCCGAAATCTCTCATCTGTCCAAGTTACAGTCTCTTGTTTTGTGGAACAACAATGAGCTCAGGCTCGAAGCTCATGATTTTAAGATGCTCCTTCAGAATCTAACTGAATCGAAAGAGCTTCATCTTACTGGCATAAACATCACATCCACCATTCCTTTGAATTTCTCTTCTCATTTAACAACTCTGAGGCTGAGACATACGGGATTGTATGGGACAATACCTGAGAGTATCTTTAACCTGCCCAACCTGGAAACACTTGACTTAGCAAATTTTCAGCTCAGTGGTTATTTTCCAAAGACCAAATGGAACAGCAGTGCATCCCTTAAGGAGTTGATTCTCAGAGCAGTGAATTTTGCTGGTGACTTTCTGCCCGACTGTCTTGTCTTTGTAACTTCATTGCAGAGATTGGAACTTAGTTCGTGCAATCTGTCGGGGCCAATTCCAAAATCTCTTTGGAATCTCACCCGTCTGGAGTATTTGGACCTACAGAATAACCATCTTGACGGTGCAACGTTTCCTCCGCTTACAAGTGGACTGCAGAATCTGAATACACTTTTGCTATCAAATAACTCCCTGAATGGGGAAATTCCATCCTGGATATTCTCCTTGCCATCACTGAGTGAACTACACTTGAATGATAATCACTTTTCAGGACAACTTGAGGATTTCAGGTACAGTTCAACACTACACAATGTTTATATAAGCAATAATCAGTTGAAAGGATATCTTCCAAAATCAATTCAGAACCTTGTGAGCCTAGTCCATATTGATTTAGTACACAACCAGTTTCAAGGTCCTGTTCCAGAGTCACTACAAAACCTAGTAAACCTAACATGGCTTGCTCTTTCTGCCAACAATTTTAATGGCAGTGTAGACGTCAGCGTCTTTTCAAACCTCAAAAACCTTTACTATCTTAGTCTTTCACATAATAGTATTTCTCTGACCAATGAGAACAAAGTAAAGTCTACCCTGCCCCAATCTCTTGAGTACTTATTTTTGTCCGCTTGTGAAGTACGTGATTTGGATATGTTGAGATCAGCAACACAACTTACGTACTTGGatctttcaaataataagatTCAAGGAAGAATTCCTGATTGGGTATTGCCTAATTGGATTCATCGTATGACAAATCTTAATCTGTCCTACAACATGTTGACAAGTATTGGCCCCATTCCTCTTCTTCCTCTAGATATTATTGATTTACGGTCCAATAATCTTCAAGGCTCGCTACCTAATCTTCTGCCCACTCTACGATACTTCTTCATATCAAACAATGATCTAAAGGGGGAGATCCCTCTTTCTTTTTGCAATTTAACAATATTAAGAGTTCTAGATTTGGCGAGAAATGATTTGAAAGGAGCATTTCCTCAATGTTTGAGTACCTTGAGTTACCTTGAGGTTTTGGATGTGCAACACAACAGTCTTTCTGGGGATCTCCTAGCAACTTTTATCTTTGGAACTAAACTCAAAAGCTTCAACTTGCACGGCAATAAGCTACAGGGAAAAATCCCAAGATCCTTGGCCAATTGCACGCAGTTGGAAGTTCTTGATTTAGGAAATAATCACCTCAATGACACATTCCCTATGTGGCTGGGGACTCTTGCAAATCTTCAAGTTTTAAGCTTGAAATCCAATAAATTACGCGGAGTCGTTAGAACTTCGAGTAGTTCGACATTGTTTCCTCAGCTTCGGATGTTAGATCTCTCTTGCAATGCGTTTACAGAAGAATTGCCCACAAGTCTTCTCAGAAATCTGAATGCAATGAGGAGAATTGATCAGACAATGAAGGTACCAGTTGATGAAACAAGAAGATATTACCAAGACTCGGTAACTGTTGTAACAAAGGGATTAGAGCTTAAAGTTGTGCGGATCTTGTCTTTGTACACCACTATGGATCTTTCAAGTAACAAATTTGAAGGGCATATTCCTAGTATGATGGGAGATCTCATCGCGCTGCGTGTATTAAATTTATCTCACAATGCGGTGCAGGGTCATATACCACCATCACTTGAAAAGTTATCTGTAGTCGAATCGTTGGACCTTTCATCCAACAAGCTTTCGGGAGAGATACCAAAACAACTTGCTTCTCTCACATCTCTTGCAGTTTTAAATCTCTCCCGCAATCATCTTGAAGGATGCATTCCAAAAGGACCTCAATTTGCTACATTTGAGAAAAATTCATATGAAGGCAATGATGGATTGCGCGGATTCCCAGTTTCCGGAGGTTGTGGAAGTAACCGGATACCAGAGACAAACGACACAATATTTGTGCCGGACGAAGAAAGTGATTCAACATTTCTAAGTGAACTCAGTTGGAAAGTGGTTCTGATGGGATATGGCTTTGGATTGATTATTGGATTCTCCATATCATATTTCATGCTTTCTTCCCGAAACCCAAATTGGCTTTCTAGGATTGCTGAGGATTTAGAACACAGAATCATTATGAGAAAGCGAAAGAAGCAGCAAGGTCAAACGCAttgcagaagaagaagaaataatggCATCTAG